One stretch of Cohnella algarum DNA includes these proteins:
- a CDS encoding glycoside hydrolase family 53 protein, with protein sequence MQKEFLKGADISFVDEIETEGGAYYENGRKRDVLDILKDSGINSARLRLWNEPAFDYCNLEKTKKMAKRIKEKGLHFLLDFHYSDYWADPSKQHMPKAWEKLPFAELTDAVRTFTRDTIEALKRQGTLPDMVQIGNEITNGMIWSEGRVDGEWNTGEQWRKLGELVRAGIRGLNEALEGAAPVPVMIHIDRGGDNAGSRYFFDKMAEMNVDFDVIGLSYYSWWHGTLEDLTENLADLASRYGKDIVVVEAAYPWTMTPPDEQPLIFNAEEWLYPGYPASPEGQAAWLRKLMETVRATPGGHGAGVYYWEPCWIPSKPAWSVGHENNWSNLTLFDYAGNRLPSLDAFKE encoded by the coding sequence ATGCAAAAGGAATTTCTGAAAGGCGCGGACATCTCGTTCGTCGACGAAATCGAGACGGAGGGCGGCGCTTACTACGAAAACGGGAGAAAGCGGGACGTCCTCGACATCCTGAAGGACAGCGGGATCAATTCCGCGAGGCTGCGGCTTTGGAACGAGCCGGCCTTCGATTATTGCAATCTCGAAAAAACGAAAAAAATGGCCAAGCGGATCAAAGAGAAAGGCTTGCATTTTCTGCTCGATTTTCACTATTCCGATTATTGGGCCGATCCGTCCAAGCAGCACATGCCGAAGGCATGGGAGAAGCTGCCGTTCGCCGAATTGACCGACGCCGTCCGGACGTTTACCCGCGATACGATCGAAGCGTTGAAAAGGCAAGGCACGCTGCCGGACATGGTGCAGATCGGCAACGAGATTACGAACGGCATGATATGGAGCGAAGGACGCGTCGACGGGGAATGGAACACCGGGGAGCAGTGGCGCAAGCTCGGAGAGCTTGTCCGCGCGGGCATTCGGGGGCTGAACGAAGCGCTGGAGGGCGCGGCGCCGGTTCCGGTCATGATTCATATCGACCGGGGCGGGGACAACGCCGGCAGCCGCTATTTTTTCGACAAGATGGCCGAAATGAACGTCGATTTCGATGTGATCGGGCTTTCCTATTACTCCTGGTGGCACGGGACGCTCGAGGATTTGACGGAAAATCTCGCGGATCTCGCAAGCCGCTACGGCAAGGATATCGTCGTCGTGGAAGCCGCCTATCCGTGGACGATGACGCCGCCCGACGAGCAGCCGCTTATTTTCAATGCCGAGGAGTGGCTGTACCCCGGCTATCCGGCGAGCCCGGAAGGACAGGCGGCGTGGCTTCGCAAGCTGATGGAAACCGTTCGCGCGACGCCCGGAGGGCACGGCGCCGGCGTTTACTACTGGGAGCCCTGCTGGATTCCGTCCAAGCCGGCCTGGTCCGTCGGGCACGAGAACAACTGGTCGAACCTGACGCTGTTCGATTACGC
- a CDS encoding sugar ABC transporter substrate-binding protein, which produces MTVETYALYYNKELVAEAPASVEDAADAAAGLIDPANDRFGFLIVPDFYYAIPFIANYGGYIFGGSPGSYDVADIGLNNAGAAEGLTAYQAFMKENAIPETLTTDIMQTLFAEGKAGMVVDGLWSLKTFGEKLGDKLGTAPLPSVNGKPSPSFVGVKSWFVSSYSVSPQWAMDLAAYLTNDENARLYYETTGEIPARTAVTAEIGDPLYQGFIDQIASGIPMPNVPEMTPVWEMDSALDFILQGQDVQAVLDETVEKIEQQIAASGK; this is translated from the coding sequence ATTACGGTCGAAACGTACGCGCTTTACTACAACAAGGAGCTCGTCGCGGAAGCGCCGGCTTCCGTCGAAGACGCCGCCGACGCCGCGGCCGGCCTGATCGATCCGGCCAACGACCGCTTCGGCTTTCTGATCGTGCCGGACTTCTATTACGCGATCCCGTTCATCGCCAACTACGGCGGATACATTTTCGGCGGAAGTCCCGGCAGCTACGACGTGGCCGACATCGGGCTGAACAACGCCGGCGCGGCGGAAGGGTTGACGGCATACCAAGCGTTCATGAAAGAGAACGCCATCCCCGAGACGCTCACGACCGACATCATGCAGACGCTGTTCGCGGAAGGCAAGGCCGGCATGGTCGTCGACGGACTATGGTCGCTCAAGACGTTCGGGGAAAAGCTCGGCGACAAGCTCGGAACGGCGCCGCTTCCGTCCGTCAACGGCAAGCCTTCTCCCTCCTTCGTCGGCGTCAAAAGCTGGTTCGTGTCCTCCTATTCCGTCAGCCCGCAATGGGCGATGGACCTCGCCGCGTATTTGACGAACGACGAGAACGCCCGGCTTTATTACGAGACGACGGGCGAAATTCCGGCGCGGACGGCCGTCACGGCGGAAATCGGGGATCCGCTGTACCAGGGCTTCATCGATCAGATCGCCAGCGGCATTCCGATGCCGAACGTGCCGGAAATGACGCCGGTGTGGGAGATGGACAGCGCCCTGGACTTCATCCTGCAGGGGCAGGACGTTCAGGCGGTGCTGGACGAGACGGTGGAAAAAATCGAGCAGCAAATTGCCGCATCCGGCAAATGA
- a CDS encoding ATP-binding protein yields MIKTRTKSILKYTAVILLFVAVLFGLRLAWSHFFYTPEHPPVVRGVLDMRDWDFDTPRSIPLDGEWEFYPDALLSHEDFKEANPEPRYANVPGDWSAAFPDDSGGSSGLGGSYGYGTYRLRILIDSPDQPLGFWFPRIQSSSTVEINGQPEALFGRPAEDADAYVPEVSSYTATYIPDGAEEIELLIRAANYDHPYDGGIVRSVRFGSQAAIDTERWYSIGFQLATFFILMLHGLYAFILYLFKPRERTFLVFFLLLLAAGTTIVSDHDFVLQLWLPFDFAWMVKIRLLSYMWLSFFMLRMALKFSALESPSLTRWVRIYTAVLLLYSGFLAVAPASLVYVTREWRVFSVLYLAPLIWSAYLFWKMFSRNKNDGIFLLLAATGVFSSAFWGIFIFNRVYYPIDIIAAIIGFSTYWFKRYFRNAEENAKLNEQLLAADKRKDRFLAHTSHELRTPLHGMMSIAQSVAIKEKESMDGKSAEDMQLLVTIGRRMSHLLDDLLDVVRLREKRIILQKKPISLSSVASGVIDMLNYLTEGKPVRLKSEIKDSFPPALADEKRLVQILYNLVHNAIKHTEEGTVAVSAEIRNGTIAVRVTDTGSGMDEETQARIFLPYEQGPGDGGGIGLGLSISKELAELHGGGLTARSELGKGSTFELTLPLAEWAALPEASMPDEPVPPLAEPYAEVAAARSLADASAVGRTASPAASPPVGEHGATILIVDDDAVNLKVLAGILASEPYRIRSVTSAREALELLGAEPWDLIIADVMMPQMSGYELTQKVRKRFSASELPVLLLTARGEPADIYAGFRAGANDYVTKPVDAMELKYRIWSLTSLKRSVHEQLRLEAAYLQAQIQPHFLFNTLNSIMALSEIDSERMRKLGNAFTSYLRISFHFLNTGELVSLSHELDLVRAYLYIEKERFEDRLQVSWEVEPGIDFRLPPLTIQPLVENAVRHGVLRQADGGTVRIRIVRRERFALVEVIDDGAGMSEERIRELLKAPKKDKSGIGLSNTNRRLLQMYGKGLSVQSELGKGTTVSFEISDPG; encoded by the coding sequence ATGATCAAAACCAGAACGAAATCCATCTTAAAATATACCGCCGTGATCCTTTTGTTCGTGGCCGTCCTTTTCGGGCTGCGACTGGCATGGTCGCATTTTTTTTACACGCCGGAGCATCCTCCCGTCGTTCGGGGCGTGCTCGACATGCGGGACTGGGACTTCGATACTCCCCGGTCCATCCCGCTGGACGGAGAATGGGAGTTCTATCCCGATGCCCTGCTTTCGCACGAGGATTTCAAGGAAGCGAATCCGGAGCCCCGGTACGCGAACGTTCCCGGAGACTGGAGCGCCGCGTTTCCGGACGATTCCGGCGGTTCGAGCGGCTTGGGCGGTTCGTACGGTTACGGCACCTATCGGCTGCGCATTCTGATCGATTCCCCGGACCAGCCCCTTGGGTTCTGGTTTCCGCGAATCCAGTCCTCTTCCACCGTGGAAATCAACGGTCAGCCGGAGGCGCTGTTCGGCCGTCCTGCCGAGGATGCGGATGCGTACGTGCCGGAAGTCAGCTCGTATACGGCGACTTATATCCCCGACGGAGCGGAGGAGATCGAGCTGCTGATCCGGGCGGCCAACTACGACCACCCGTATGACGGCGGCATCGTCCGTTCCGTGCGCTTCGGTTCGCAGGCGGCGATCGACACCGAGCGATGGTACTCGATCGGCTTTCAGCTCGCCACGTTCTTCATTTTGATGCTGCACGGGTTGTACGCGTTTATCCTGTATCTGTTCAAGCCCCGCGAGCGGACGTTTCTCGTCTTTTTCCTGCTGCTTCTGGCCGCCGGCACCACGATCGTGTCGGATCACGACTTCGTTTTGCAACTGTGGCTTCCGTTCGACTTTGCGTGGATGGTCAAGATCAGACTGCTCTCGTATATGTGGCTTTCCTTCTTCATGCTGCGGATGGCGCTGAAATTTTCGGCCCTGGAGTCGCCGTCCCTGACCCGGTGGGTCCGCATTTACACCGCCGTCCTGCTGCTCTATTCCGGCTTTCTGGCGGTCGCGCCGGCTTCGCTCGTTTACGTCACCAGGGAATGGCGGGTATTTTCCGTGCTCTATCTGGCTCCGCTTATCTGGTCCGCCTATTTGTTCTGGAAAATGTTCTCGCGCAACAAGAACGACGGCATTTTTCTGCTGCTTGCCGCTACCGGCGTCTTTTCCAGCGCCTTTTGGGGAATCTTCATCTTCAACAGGGTCTACTACCCGATCGATATTATCGCGGCGATTATCGGCTTCTCGACTTACTGGTTCAAGCGGTATTTCCGCAATGCCGAGGAGAACGCCAAGCTGAACGAGCAGTTGCTGGCGGCCGACAAACGGAAAGACCGGTTTCTGGCCCATACGTCGCACGAGCTGAGAACGCCGCTGCACGGCATGATGAGCATCGCCCAAAGCGTCGCGATCAAGGAAAAGGAGTCGATGGACGGGAAAAGCGCGGAAGACATGCAGCTGCTCGTCACGATCGGCCGGAGGATGTCCCACCTGCTGGACGATCTGCTGGATGTCGTTCGGCTGCGGGAGAAACGCATCATTCTGCAAAAGAAGCCCATATCCTTGTCTTCCGTCGCGTCGGGCGTCATCGACATGCTGAACTATTTGACCGAGGGGAAGCCGGTTCGATTGAAGTCCGAAATCAAGGACTCGTTCCCGCCCGCGCTGGCCGACGAAAAAAGGCTCGTCCAAATTTTGTACAATTTGGTGCATAACGCGATCAAGCATACCGAAGAAGGAACGGTCGCCGTCTCCGCCGAAATCCGGAACGGCACGATCGCCGTTCGGGTAACCGACACCGGATCGGGCATGGACGAGGAGACGCAGGCGCGCATTTTTCTGCCTTACGAGCAAGGCCCCGGCGACGGCGGCGGCATCGGGCTCGGGCTCAGCATCAGCAAAGAGCTGGCCGAGCTTCACGGCGGCGGATTGACGGCGCGCTCCGAGCTCGGCAAAGGCTCGACGTTCGAGCTGACGCTTCCGCTTGCCGAATGGGCCGCCCTGCCGGAGGCTTCCATGCCGGACGAGCCGGTTCCGCCGCTTGCGGAACCGTACGCGGAAGTCGCCGCCGCCCGGAGCCTGGCGGACGCATCCGCCGTCGGGCGAACCGCTTCGCCCGCGGCGTCCCCGCCCGTAGGAGAGCATGGCGCGACGATTTTGATCGTCGATGACGACGCCGTCAACCTGAAGGTGCTCGCCGGCATTCTGGCGTCGGAGCCGTACCGCATCCGCTCGGTCACGTCGGCCCGCGAAGCGCTCGAGCTGCTGGGCGCGGAGCCGTGGGACCTGATAATCGCCGACGTGATGATGCCGCAAATGTCCGGCTACGAGCTGACGCAAAAGGTAAGAAAACGGTTTTCCGCCTCCGAGCTGCCGGTGCTGCTGCTGACCGCACGCGGCGAGCCCGCCGACATTTACGCCGGCTTTCGGGCCGGGGCCAACGATTACGTGACGAAGCCGGTCGACGCCATGGAGCTGAAATACCGCATCTGGTCGCTTACCTCGTTGAAACGATCGGTGCACGAACAGCTGCGTTTGGAGGCCGCCTATTTGCAGGCGCAAATCCAGCCCCATTTTCTGTTCAATACGCTGAATTCGATTATGGCGCTAAGCGAGATCGACTCGGAGAGAATGCGCAAGCTCGGCAACGCGTTCACTTCGTATTTGCGGATCAGCTTCCACTTCCTGAACACCGGCGAGCTGGTTTCGCTCTCGCACGAATTGGACCTTGTGCGGGCATACCTGTACATCGAAAAAGAGCGCTTCGAGGATAGACTGCAGGTGTCCTGGGAAGTCGAGCCGGGAATCGACTTCCGGCTTCCTCCGTTGACGATCCAGCCGCTCGTGGAAAACGCGGTCCGGCATGGCGTGCTGCGGCAGGCGGACGGGGGAACGGTCCGGATTCGCATCGTCCGCCGGGAACGGTTCGCTCTCGTCGAAGTGATCGACGACGGCGCCGGCATGAGCGAAGAACGAATCCGGGAATTGCTGAAAGCGCCGAAGAAGGACAAGTCCGGAATCGGTCTGTCCAATACGAACCGGCGGCTGTTGCAAATGTACGGCAAAGGATTGTCCGTTCAGAGCGAGCTCGGCAAAGGAACGACGGTGTCGTTTGAAATTTCCGACCCGGGCTGA
- a CDS encoding MmcQ/YjbR family DNA-binding protein: protein MNHAQLIELGLTYKGTSLRYPFDPDMAVLFVGSKMFALMSRQTGAESVNLKVSPDEAWLQRETYPGAVLPGYHMNKRHWNTVLLNGEVPDEVVVQMFRESYELVLAKMPKAAREEIAASLRERPDRNGG from the coding sequence GTGAATCATGCGCAATTAATCGAGCTCGGGTTAACGTATAAAGGGACAAGCCTGCGGTATCCGTTCGACCCGGATATGGCGGTGCTGTTCGTCGGAAGCAAAATGTTCGCGTTAATGAGCCGTCAAACGGGGGCGGAAAGCGTCAACTTGAAGGTATCGCCGGACGAGGCGTGGCTGCAGCGCGAAACGTATCCCGGCGCGGTGCTGCCCGGCTACCATATGAACAAAAGGCATTGGAACACCGTCCTGCTGAACGGCGAAGTTCCGGACGAGGTGGTCGTTCAGATGTTCCGGGAATCGTACGAGCTGGTGCTGGCAAAAATGCCGAAGGCAGCGCGGGAAGAGATCGCCGCCTCCTTGCGCGAACGGCCGGATCGGAACGGCGGGTAG
- a CDS encoding helix-turn-helix transcriptional regulator, translated as MAKSSRLIQMIMWINAKRSFTAQEMADEFGLSVRTVTRDLQELSALGVPVYSVQGRGGGYKLLRERVLPPISFSENEATALFFAAQSLEFFGSLPFGEVTGAALQKFYHYLPADKKEQIDRLKGRVMFWSPYRPMSPDILQTLLQAVMGGGVVTIEYNSASGVSKRDIQPVGLYASDGYWYCPAYCFVREEVRQFRADRMLSAAPNEAVRPREEVRRKTVLGKPSKAHLEQAGLRVELTKKGVWLLESNPRFAPFIRRREDGGGIANVRIAAEDLFFYADLVWGLGSEAKITEPPEAVAYIGRKLEAMRALYG; from the coding sequence ATGGCGAAATCGTCGCGCCTCATTCAAATGATCATGTGGATCAACGCGAAAAGATCGTTCACGGCGCAAGAGATGGCCGACGAATTCGGACTGTCCGTCCGAACCGTCACGCGGGATTTGCAGGAGCTGAGCGCGCTGGGCGTGCCGGTCTATTCCGTCCAGGGACGCGGGGGAGGGTACAAGCTGCTGCGGGAACGCGTGCTTCCGCCTATCAGCTTTTCCGAGAACGAAGCGACGGCCCTGTTTTTCGCGGCGCAGTCGCTTGAATTTTTCGGCTCGCTTCCGTTCGGGGAGGTAACCGGCGCCGCGCTGCAAAAGTTTTACCACTACTTGCCCGCCGACAAAAAGGAACAGATCGACCGGCTCAAGGGCCGGGTCATGTTCTGGAGCCCGTATCGCCCGATGTCGCCGGACATCCTGCAAACGCTGCTGCAAGCCGTCATGGGCGGCGGCGTCGTCACGATCGAGTACAACTCCGCAAGCGGAGTCTCGAAGCGCGATATTCAGCCCGTCGGACTCTACGCGAGCGACGGCTACTGGTATTGCCCGGCCTATTGCTTCGTTCGGGAAGAGGTCCGGCAATTCCGGGCCGACCGCATGCTGTCCGCCGCGCCGAACGAAGCCGTCCGGCCCCGGGAGGAGGTCCGGCGGAAAACCGTGCTCGGCAAGCCCTCCAAAGCTCACTTGGAACAGGCCGGGCTGCGGGTGGAGCTGACGAAAAAGGGCGTATGGCTGCTGGAATCGAACCCCCGGTTCGCGCCGTTTATCCGGCGCAGGGAGGACGGCGGCGGGATCGCGAACGTCCGGATCGCGGCGGAGGATTTGTTTTTTTATGCGGATCTGGTGTGGGGGCTCGGAAGCGAGGCCAAAATTACGGAACCGCCGGAAGCCGTCGCCTATATCGGGCGAAAGCTCGAAGCGATGCGGGCGTTGTACGGTTGA
- a CDS encoding MFS transporter yields the protein MTQPAIAETARQAAGAMLIGVSVAHLLNDAMQSVVPAVFPIFQTSMQLSFAQIGWIAFTLNVTASILQPLIGAYTDRKPLPALLPLGMAFTLLGMIGMALSPGFAALIVSAALVGIGSSVLHPESSRVAHLAAGKGRGLAQSVFQVGGNTGQALAPLMVAFILMPQGQLGFLWFTLLAAAGIAIQWRVSRWYRERIRLFPKPDRRAAAAEERTLSRGFVVAVLGILILMLFSKFVYLASMTGYYSFYFMEKYGLPLENAQISLFALQFAGMLGTLLGGPLADRFGRKKIIWFSILGSAPFSVWLPYASPTGSVLLCLAVGAILMSGFSVIIVYAQEMLPGKVGTIAGLFFGLSFGMAGLGSVVLGWLMDRTGVALMTEVCSFLPLLGLFALFLPGDSRIMRDRQSLRP from the coding sequence ATGACCCAACCCGCGATAGCCGAAACGGCCAGGCAGGCGGCAGGCGCCATGCTGATCGGCGTCAGCGTCGCGCATTTGCTTAACGATGCGATGCAATCCGTCGTTCCGGCCGTATTCCCGATTTTCCAAACGTCGATGCAGCTCAGCTTCGCCCAGATCGGATGGATCGCGTTTACGCTCAACGTGACGGCCTCGATCCTGCAGCCGCTCATCGGGGCCTATACCGACCGCAAGCCGCTGCCGGCCCTGCTCCCGCTGGGCATGGCCTTTACGCTGCTCGGCATGATCGGCATGGCGCTCTCGCCCGGGTTCGCGGCCTTGATCGTATCCGCCGCGCTCGTCGGGATCGGCTCCTCCGTCCTGCACCCCGAATCCTCCCGCGTGGCGCATCTGGCCGCCGGCAAAGGGAGAGGGCTGGCGCAGTCGGTCTTTCAGGTGGGCGGAAACACCGGCCAAGCGCTGGCCCCGCTGATGGTGGCGTTTATCCTGATGCCCCAAGGGCAGCTCGGCTTCTTATGGTTCACGCTGCTGGCCGCCGCCGGCATCGCGATCCAATGGCGCGTAAGCCGATGGTACCGGGAGAGAATCCGGCTCTTTCCGAAGCCGGACCGCCGCGCCGCTGCGGCAGAGGAGCGCACGCTGTCGCGCGGCTTTGTCGTCGCCGTGCTCGGCATTTTAATTCTGATGCTGTTTTCCAAATTCGTCTACCTCGCCAGCATGACCGGCTATTACTCGTTTTATTTTATGGAAAAATACGGTTTGCCGCTGGAGAACGCCCAAATCTCCTTGTTCGCCCTGCAATTCGCGGGGATGCTCGGGACGCTGCTGGGCGGGCCGTTGGCGGACCGCTTCGGAAGGAAAAAAATCATCTGGTTTTCGATTCTCGGCTCGGCGCCGTTCTCCGTCTGGCTCCCTTACGCCAGCCCGACCGGCTCCGTTCTTCTATGCCTGGCCGTCGGCGCAATTCTCATGTCCGGCTTCTCCGTCATTATCGTGTACGCCCAAGAGATGCTGCCGGGCAAGGTGGGCACGATAGCCGGCCTCTTTTTCGGCTTGTCCTTCGGCATGGCCGGACTCGGGTCGGTCGTCCTCGGCTGGCTCATGGACCGGACAGGCGTCGCCCTGATGACGGAAGTCTGCTCCTTTTTGCCTTTGCTCGGCCTGTTTGCGCTGTTTCTTCCCGGCGATTCCCGGATCATGCGCGATCGACAATCTTTGCGCCCGTAA
- a CDS encoding helix-turn-helix domain-containing protein has product MIVQMATPQLELWRIDGEFVNLPHTHDDEFQITVPIRGACRFTQENKDYDLQIGDGLVQHPRERHSFHIGLQSGVLIFKVRQSRMKELAGGKEPEFSLRQRLDPSSVAGKFRKWTNALLACDPSDRLAKEETETQVLSYLYNALSGNQPRDRGRAPSAAVFGTDPFLGRVLDYIHANYAGEIRIDTLAELAAQSRYHFIRSFKEETGSTPYQYVLRLRMEEAKRRLRNSDESVTDIGFGLGFSSASQFYRVFMKAVGVTPEQFRHFRR; this is encoded by the coding sequence ATGATCGTACAAATGGCGACGCCGCAGCTGGAGCTGTGGCGGATTGACGGGGAGTTCGTCAACCTCCCGCATACTCACGACGACGAGTTTCAAATTACCGTTCCGATTCGCGGCGCTTGCCGGTTCACGCAAGAAAACAAGGATTACGACCTGCAGATCGGAGACGGGCTTGTCCAGCATCCCCGGGAGCGGCACTCTTTTCATATCGGGCTTCAATCCGGCGTGCTGATTTTCAAAGTCCGCCAAAGCCGCATGAAGGAGCTTGCCGGAGGGAAGGAACCTGAGTTTTCCTTGCGGCAGCGGCTCGACCCGTCTTCCGTCGCCGGGAAGTTCCGCAAATGGACGAACGCCCTTCTGGCTTGCGACCCGTCGGACCGGCTGGCGAAGGAAGAGACGGAGACGCAAGTGCTGTCCTATTTGTACAACGCCTTGTCCGGCAATCAGCCGCGGGATCGCGGGCGGGCGCCGTCCGCGGCCGTTTTCGGAACCGATCCTTTTTTGGGGCGGGTGCTGGACTACATTCACGCGAACTACGCGGGAGAGATCCGGATCGATACGCTGGCGGAACTCGCGGCGCAAAGCCGATATCATTTTATCCGTTCCTTCAAAGAGGAGACGGGGTCGACTCCGTACCAGTACGTGCTCCGGCTAAGGATGGAGGAAGCGAAGCGCCGGCTGCGGAATTCGGACGAGTCGGTTACGGACATCGGGTTCGGGTTGGGGTTCTCCAGCGCGAGCCAATTTTACCGGGTTTTCATGAAGGCGGTCGGCGTGACGCCCGAGCAATTTCGCCATTTCCGCCGCTAA
- a CDS encoding glycoside hydrolase family 53 protein: MKKQVRKLGMLALLLGLLLPAASPKAQAINPGGLIVGADVSMLNEVEELGGSFYENGIQKDPLEILSGNGMNYVRLRLWVDPYDSVGNPYGGGTNDLATTIALAERAKAEGMGILLDLHLSDFWADPGTQTKPKAWQSLTYAQLKTAVYNYTKGVITAMKAEGVLPEMVQVGNETSSGILWDDGKVGGGIDDFTQLGELLSAGISGIDDALGAGEDVEIALHLDHGGDNNLYRWWFDKIEEQGVDYDIIGLSYYPFWHGTMGELQYNLNDISKRYGKDVMIVETAYGWTLGDGDGLGNSFYTTEESVGGYPASAAGQMAYIRDLAEIVRDVPNGRGRGIFWWEPAWLPVEGANWGRRRASCTITIRGCCPTRGTIRRCSISTGTRCPRWPYSTRACRRIGSSTTTSSRTAGRIRLRAGAFGREIRPTTTRSRWRSPALPAITSLPTGRPPLMRLRLIRRLPGWPTERTRLRPGS, translated from the coding sequence ATGAAGAAGCAGGTGCGAAAACTGGGAATGCTTGCTCTTTTGCTCGGGCTGCTGCTGCCGGCCGCAAGTCCGAAAGCGCAGGCGATCAACCCGGGCGGACTGATCGTAGGTGCGGACGTCTCGATGCTGAACGAAGTGGAAGAGTTGGGAGGGAGCTTTTACGAAAACGGGATTCAGAAGGATCCTCTGGAAATTTTGAGCGGCAACGGCATGAATTACGTTCGCTTGCGGCTGTGGGTCGATCCGTATGACAGTGTCGGGAACCCGTACGGCGGGGGCACGAACGATTTGGCGACGACCATCGCTCTGGCCGAGCGGGCGAAGGCGGAAGGCATGGGCATTTTGCTGGACTTGCATCTGAGCGATTTTTGGGCCGATCCCGGCACGCAGACGAAGCCGAAAGCCTGGCAAAGCCTGACGTATGCCCAATTGAAGACGGCGGTCTACAATTATACGAAAGGCGTCATTACGGCGATGAAAGCCGAGGGCGTGCTGCCGGAAATGGTGCAGGTCGGGAACGAGACCAGCTCGGGCATCCTGTGGGACGACGGCAAGGTTGGCGGCGGCATCGACGATTTTACTCAATTGGGCGAGCTGCTGTCGGCAGGCATTTCGGGCATCGACGACGCGCTCGGCGCCGGGGAGGACGTCGAAATCGCGCTGCATCTGGATCATGGCGGAGACAACAACCTGTACCGCTGGTGGTTCGACAAAATCGAGGAGCAGGGCGTGGACTACGACATTATCGGCTTGTCCTATTATCCGTTCTGGCACGGCACGATGGGCGAGCTGCAGTACAACCTGAACGACATCAGCAAAAGATACGGCAAGGACGTCATGATCGTCGAAACCGCATACGGCTGGACGCTCGGCGACGGCGACGGCCTGGGCAACTCCTTCTATACGACGGAGGAAAGCGTCGGCGGCTACCCGGCTTCGGCGGCCGGGCAAATGGCTTACATCCGCGATTTGGCGGAAATCGTCCGCGACGTGCCGAACGGAAGAGGTCGCGGCATTTTCTGGTGGGAGCCGGCATGGCTTCCGGTCGAAGGCGCCAACTGGGGACGGAGGCGGGCAAGCTGTACAATAACGATACGGGGCTGCTGTCCAACCCGTGGGACAATCAGACGTTGTTCGATTTCGACGGGAACGCGCTGCCCACGTTGGCCGTATTCGACGAGGGCGTGCCGGCGAATCGGGTCGTCAACCACGACTTCGAGCAGGACGGCTGGACGAATTCGCCTTCGGGCTGGGGCGTTTGGGCGGGAAATCCGTCCGACTACGACGCGATCAAGGTGGAGGAGCCCGGCGTTACCGGCGATTACAAGCTTACCCACTGGAAGGCCGCCGCTTATGAGGCTTCGACTTATCAGACGATTACCGGGCTGGCCAACGGAACGTACTCGCTTACGGCCTGGATCTTGA
- a CDS encoding extracellular solute-binding protein produces MPVIKKLSAAVAIAVLSAVVAACAPDRGEAIPTGESATDAAKPAKLVVWANDDANHLKAVEQIAQKYAEQTGIEVEVTPVSGAEQVQKLALAAPSGKGPDLFYQPQDRLGDVVAQGLADPVELDGEAAGATARRRSKRFATTGKRTATRLRSKRTRFTTTRSSSRKRRLPSKTPPTPRPA; encoded by the coding sequence ATGCCGGTTATCAAAAAACTGTCGGCGGCCGTCGCGATCGCCGTATTGTCCGCCGTCGTGGCGGCGTGCGCCCCGGATCGCGGAGAAGCGATTCCGACGGGCGAATCCGCGACCGACGCGGCCAAGCCCGCGAAGTTGGTCGTATGGGCGAACGACGATGCCAATCACTTGAAGGCGGTCGAGCAGATCGCGCAAAAATACGCGGAGCAGACCGGGATCGAAGTGGAAGTCACGCCCGTGAGCGGCGCGGAGCAGGTTCAAAAGCTCGCGCTCGCCGCGCCGTCCGGCAAAGGACCGGATTTGTTCTATCAGCCGCAGGACCGTCTCGGGGACGTCGTCGCGCAAGGGCTGGCCGATCCGGTCGAGCTGGACGGCGAGGCGGCGGGGGCTACAGCGAGGCGGCGCTCGAAGCGGTTCGCTACGACGGGGAAACGTACGGCTACCCGATTACGGTCGAAACGTACGCGCTTTACTACAACAAGGAGCTCGTCGCGGAAGCGCCGGCTTCCGTCGAAGACGCCGCCGACGCCGCGGCCGGCCTGA